One region of Mucilaginibacter sp. 14171R-50 genomic DNA includes:
- a CDS encoding PRTRC system protein C gives MKTMILPRIFLHRENGQEIRLTDPNDTFTITDVQNFFAGTYPVLTNSKIIGPEIKNDEAVYRFESTMGTKG, from the coding sequence ATGAAAACAATGATTTTACCGAGGATTTTCCTGCACAGGGAGAACGGTCAGGAAATCCGCTTAACAGACCCTAACGACACATTTACCATCACCGATGTACAGAACTTTTTTGCAGGCACCTATCCGGTACTGACCAATTCTAAAATCATCGGCCCTGAAATCAAAAACGATGAAGCCGTGTACCGCTTCGAAAGCACGATGGGAACGAAAGGATAG
- a CDS encoding PRTRC system ThiF family protein has product MKKKANKKPAVHIVQKELLQPYNPITINLIGAGGTGSQLLTALARMNHALTVLGHAGLFVRVFDDDRVDNANLGRQLFTTAELGQYKSVALINRINRFFGTNWKAETTRYDKQSLKDRDIASAVITLSCVDTVKARYEIGEILQHLTRNYGGRNRVKYWLDFGNSRSSGQVVLSTLEKITQPASELYHPVESLPLVTEEFKELLNTSAKEDNMPSCSLAEALTKQDLFINSALANCGASLLWQMFREGILFNRGFFLNLADFRTQPLKVA; this is encoded by the coding sequence ATGAAAAAGAAAGCCAATAAAAAGCCTGCGGTACATATTGTACAAAAGGAATTATTACAGCCCTATAACCCTATCACCATTAACTTAATTGGCGCAGGTGGAACAGGTAGCCAGTTATTGACCGCCCTTGCAAGGATGAACCACGCACTAACCGTTTTAGGCCATGCAGGGCTTTTTGTCAGGGTATTTGACGACGACCGGGTAGACAACGCCAATTTAGGCAGGCAATTATTTACGACTGCTGAATTAGGCCAGTACAAATCTGTTGCCCTGATCAACCGTATCAATCGTTTTTTCGGCACCAACTGGAAAGCTGAAACCACCCGTTATGATAAGCAATCCTTAAAGGACAGGGATATAGCAAGCGCAGTGATTACGCTTTCTTGCGTAGACACGGTTAAAGCACGTTATGAGATAGGTGAGATATTGCAACACCTGACCAGGAATTACGGCGGTCGTAACCGGGTAAAATACTGGCTTGATTTTGGGAACAGCCGTTCAAGCGGTCAGGTCGTTTTATCGACCCTTGAAAAAATTACCCAACCCGCATCCGAATTATACCATCCCGTAGAAAGCCTGCCATTGGTTACGGAAGAATTTAAAGAACTGCTAAACACCTCGGCAAAGGAAGATAATATGCCAAGCTGTTCATTAGCCGAAGCCCTCACCAAGCAGGATTTATTTATTAATTCGGCATTGGCCAATTGCGGGGCATCCCTGCTTTGGCAGATGTTCCGTGAAGGCATATTATTCAATCGGGGGTTTTTTCTGAACCTTGCAGATTTCAGGACACAGCCCTTAAAAGTGGCTTAA
- a CDS encoding lantibiotic dehydratase — protein MSYHFSQFVLFRIPVFATDHYRHNLKTALRDTVFRTAIYLASPQFYNRLAKVDFEPSQMTAREIITLTRYLNRARFRPVPFGFFASVTMGKWAASGRIELTEAPAELGVFVQPGEWLFRKMSDRRADEYHLTDLFEPNPTLYRVKKFYRFIKEESGPEQQKRFQLQSSPYSQVLSNLLQFCRNGKSTEMIIHRICKEAHCSLADSSEYFDFLKDAQILLSKNRPGISGRHAFNLNQNFVGQLPDVTEFQSLGKQWLKKANHDPVQDDHDLFNTILVRHPKRVMVDIKYQQYLRQGITALNRLCPGDELPALTLFKNQYQKHFENERLPLLLALDPELGIGYQTEPYESPNPLLETVHIRPRVHHENAAPWSAVHRYLMAAWLEMERMQQNSMALNEAGLMQLTEGAKMLSGLGFSVLFSLTGDGLFIETAGGANPAALIGRFTVADQEILDASREMAAQTERLNPEIIFAEILHTSDAHIDNVNRREQVWSYQLPLLAGIPGDDTAETLRLDDLYVEVSGDLIYLYSRKYQKYVIPRLTSAYNHSIDQLPLFRFLADLSYQYSRTQLSFDLINYFPGFRYYPRVSYRQVILSRATWIIGSDDFPPNLTEEDWIAAFSRMADKNGIPHWFVLSEGDQQLVFNRESSADMVLFRESVRSKNQVILREYLPLKSDGSVVESSSGRRYQVQFNAFMLPEEPLNMPNVVPNRENVLHEQRKFVPGTEWLYLKLYVPRLSVNRLLLQLEPLIKKRFPHGKITRWFFIRYEDHAPHIRLRFKIAPEDVDHILAALRVILEDNVQQHLVREYQLDVYTRELERYQAIGIEETEEFFWLSSSFVLYFIKSVKTGKGVPAFLAAALTAKLIAEGFYPSPEDQLAFWQEAFEGYIQEFEGRQLSVDLDKKYRENSGDLDRFLTHSQPFADKRLLHWLKSIQSKAMALGVRINSNDDKNDYLLSLIHVHLNRLFTDQQRQQEMITYFLLAKWMRSKMARQRHKIRQTDPS, from the coding sequence ATGAGCTATCATTTTTCGCAATTTGTACTTTTTCGCATACCCGTTTTTGCAACCGATCATTATCGGCACAACCTTAAAACCGCTCTTCGGGACACTGTATTTAGGACCGCCATCTATCTGGCAAGTCCGCAATTTTATAACCGCCTGGCAAAGGTTGACTTCGAACCCTCCCAGATGACGGCACGGGAAATCATCACACTCACCCGTTACTTGAACCGCGCCCGTTTCCGACCGGTTCCATTCGGTTTCTTTGCTTCTGTGACTATGGGCAAGTGGGCTGCTTCAGGCCGAATTGAATTAACCGAGGCACCTGCGGAGCTTGGCGTATTTGTTCAACCCGGGGAATGGCTTTTCCGGAAAATGTCAGACCGTCGAGCGGACGAATACCATTTAACGGATTTATTTGAACCCAACCCGACGCTCTACCGGGTTAAAAAGTTCTATCGCTTCATCAAGGAGGAATCCGGTCCGGAGCAACAAAAGCGCTTTCAGTTACAGTCATCACCCTATTCGCAAGTGCTCAGCAACCTGCTACAGTTTTGCAGGAATGGAAAATCGACGGAAATGATCATCCACCGAATCTGTAAGGAGGCCCATTGCAGTTTAGCGGATAGTTCTGAGTATTTTGATTTTCTTAAAGACGCTCAAATATTGTTAAGCAAAAACCGTCCTGGTATTAGCGGACGTCATGCATTTAATTTAAATCAAAACTTCGTTGGGCAACTTCCGGATGTAACGGAATTTCAAAGTTTAGGCAAGCAATGGCTGAAAAAGGCGAACCATGACCCGGTTCAAGATGACCATGATCTTTTTAATACCATACTAGTTCGTCATCCTAAGCGCGTTATGGTTGACATTAAATACCAGCAATATTTGAGACAGGGCATCACGGCATTAAACAGGCTTTGCCCTGGTGACGAACTTCCTGCGCTTACCTTATTTAAGAATCAATATCAAAAGCACTTTGAAAATGAACGCCTACCCTTGTTGCTGGCGCTCGATCCCGAGTTAGGAATCGGCTATCAAACGGAGCCCTACGAATCCCCCAATCCGCTTTTAGAAACCGTCCATATCCGGCCACGTGTACACCATGAAAACGCGGCTCCATGGTCCGCGGTGCACCGGTATTTAATGGCCGCCTGGCTTGAAATGGAGCGAATGCAGCAAAATTCTATGGCTCTTAATGAGGCTGGCCTTATGCAACTAACGGAAGGTGCGAAAATGCTGAGTGGACTGGGCTTTTCTGTATTGTTCAGTCTTACGGGAGACGGCCTGTTTATTGAAACTGCGGGCGGGGCCAATCCCGCTGCATTGATCGGTAGATTTACTGTGGCTGACCAGGAGATATTGGATGCCAGCCGGGAAATGGCGGCACAAACGGAACGATTAAACCCGGAAATCATTTTTGCCGAAATACTGCATACCAGCGATGCCCATATCGATAATGTAAACAGGCGCGAGCAAGTATGGTCCTATCAGCTGCCCTTATTGGCCGGTATACCCGGTGATGACACCGCAGAAACGCTCAGGCTGGATGATCTATATGTAGAAGTTAGCGGTGATCTGATCTATTTATATAGCAGAAAGTACCAAAAATACGTTATCCCGCGTCTGACCAGCGCGTATAATCATAGTATAGACCAACTGCCGCTCTTCCGTTTTTTAGCAGACCTTTCCTATCAGTACAGCCGCACACAATTGTCTTTTGACCTGATCAATTATTTTCCAGGTTTCCGGTACTACCCCCGTGTGAGTTATCGGCAGGTCATTCTCAGCCGGGCAACGTGGATCATCGGAAGCGACGATTTTCCTCCAAACCTTACAGAAGAAGACTGGATCGCTGCTTTTAGCCGAATGGCAGATAAAAACGGCATTCCGCATTGGTTCGTTCTTTCGGAAGGCGACCAGCAATTGGTGTTTAATCGGGAAAGTTCAGCGGATATGGTCTTATTCAGGGAATCGGTGCGTTCGAAAAACCAGGTGATCCTTCGTGAATATCTTCCGTTAAAATCAGACGGCTCAGTCGTGGAATCCTCCTCAGGCCGTCGATACCAGGTTCAATTCAACGCATTTATGCTACCGGAAGAACCGCTGAATATGCCAAACGTGGTCCCCAACAGGGAGAATGTCCTGCACGAACAACGCAAATTTGTTCCAGGCACCGAATGGCTTTACCTGAAACTTTATGTTCCGAGGCTTTCCGTAAACCGGTTACTACTTCAGTTGGAACCTTTAATCAAAAAGCGCTTTCCACATGGGAAAATTACACGCTGGTTTTTTATTCGGTATGAGGACCATGCGCCGCATATCCGGCTACGTTTTAAGATTGCGCCAGAGGACGTGGACCATATTCTGGCGGCTTTAAGGGTGATATTGGAAGATAATGTTCAGCAACACCTGGTCAGAGAATACCAATTAGATGTTTATACCAGGGAGCTGGAACGGTACCAGGCCATTGGAATTGAGGAAACGGAGGAGTTCTTTTGGCTCAGCAGTTCATTTGTGCTATATTTCATTAAATCAGTAAAAACGGGTAAAGGGGTTCCAGCTTTTTTAGCGGCGGCGCTGACGGCTAAGTTGATCGCTGAAGGTTTTTATCCAAGCCCGGAAGATCAATTAGCGTTTTGGCAGGAAGCATTTGAGGGCTATATCCAGGAATTTGAAGGCCGTCAACTCAGTGTAGATCTTGATAAGAAATATCGTGAAAACAGTGGTGATTTGGATCGTTTTTTAACCCATAGCCAACCTTTTGCAGACAAACGGCTTCTGCACTGGTTAAAAAGTATACAGTCAAAAGCCATGGCATTGGGTGTCCGAATAAATAGCAATGATGATAAAAACGATTATTTGCTCAGTTTGATCCATGTTCATCTCAACCGGTTATTTACTGATCAGCAAAGGCAGCAGGAAATGATCACCTACTTTCTATTGGCGAAATGGATGCGGTCGAAAATGGCAAGGCAAAGACATAAAATCAGGCAGACCGATCCGTCTTAA
- a CDS encoding prtrc system protein e: MNTQFFQQIAGLGFTGNFLLNIHQDETGVQTVSVVLKKDKAVNGLPPMLFKATASELDEKFFEEIKQPVKQTAGLITNLETYQKELEKVKKNGKNDKDKAVKTTTAETDEEKDDEPDLFSAPADDTEVKAEKKRLFDEAMDKSKELAKQMKYVEALAQLPDPADYPDKAELIESRRKEIEAGKEIYEKLANQFKD; the protein is encoded by the coding sequence ATGAATACGCAATTTTTTCAGCAGATAGCAGGATTAGGATTTACAGGAAATTTCCTGCTGAACATCCATCAGGACGAAACGGGAGTACAAACCGTTTCCGTTGTACTCAAAAAAGACAAGGCTGTGAACGGGTTGCCCCCGATGCTCTTTAAGGCCACCGCATCAGAACTGGATGAAAAGTTTTTTGAGGAAATTAAACAGCCTGTCAAGCAAACGGCAGGGTTGATAACCAACTTGGAAACCTACCAAAAGGAATTGGAAAAGGTCAAAAAGAACGGAAAGAATGATAAGGATAAAGCAGTCAAAACTACAACTGCCGAAACCGACGAGGAAAAGGACGACGAACCCGACCTGTTCAGCGCACCCGCCGACGACACCGAAGTCAAAGCGGAAAAGAAACGGTTGTTCGATGAAGCGATGGACAAGTCTAAGGAATTGGCTAAACAGATGAAATATGTCGAAGCGTTGGCACAATTACCCGACCCTGCTGACTACCCTGATAAAGCAGAACTGATTGAAAGCAGGCGTAAGGAAATAGAAGCGGGTAAGGAGATATACGAGAAATTAGCAAACCAATTTAAAGACTAA
- a CDS encoding PRTRC system protein B: MKNITQQFNSGFEPYKALLIYRHEKEEQINQFQRNEAETQIYVESYDIGRNGKPINAHPLSVKELTALHAILQTSQELQDTYLKSKGLLSNKVLYVNQQANGYAIWYTPPQEVNLFFIDGLHIPSGKFHIPAMLWKANADSLHVYALKGKAKPHENTKLCYAPYLNIYGSGQVCMGTVQINIGKTTCLEDFMATWERYFFNSNFSHSISGNNSTKTNTTDLWRSLAGLGKPFPQEELLTTRLTLKQIIR; the protein is encoded by the coding sequence ATGAAGAACATCACCCAACAGTTTAACAGCGGGTTCGAACCCTATAAAGCCCTGCTGATATACAGGCACGAAAAGGAGGAACAAATCAACCAGTTCCAACGCAATGAAGCCGAAACACAGATTTACGTGGAAAGCTACGATATAGGCCGAAACGGCAAACCCATCAATGCCCACCCGCTCTCGGTTAAGGAATTGACCGCCCTGCATGCTATCCTGCAAACCTCGCAGGAATTACAGGACACTTATCTGAAAAGTAAAGGCTTGCTTTCTAACAAGGTGCTGTATGTCAATCAACAGGCGAACGGCTATGCGATTTGGTACACCCCTCCACAGGAAGTAAACCTGTTTTTTATCGATGGCTTACATATCCCATCGGGGAAATTTCATATTCCGGCCATGCTTTGGAAAGCCAATGCAGATAGCTTGCATGTTTATGCCTTAAAAGGCAAGGCCAAGCCCCATGAGAACACTAAGCTCTGTTATGCGCCCTACCTGAATATCTATGGGAGCGGGCAGGTTTGTATGGGAACGGTACAAATCAATATCGGCAAAACAACCTGCTTAGAGGATTTCATGGCCACGTGGGAACGCTATTTTTTTAACAGCAATTTCAGCCATTCCATTAGCGGGAACAATAGTACCAAAACCAATACGACCGATTTATGGCGCTCCCTCGCAGGGTTGGGAAAACCCTTTCCGCAGGAAGAATTATTAACCACCCGTTTAACCCTTAAACAAATCATCCGATGA
- a CDS encoding sensor histidine kinase, which yields MSKLKVILLRHILVWALFIGYELAVIKFTVGLIASPLQLCIYYSLNILLFYLNAHVILDFAFFRTTRPYLIAILLILAEMLFFLWVKLHVDAWLAGGTAVNYALTKAHEKTYLTNIFREIFFIGFSIAYWSMLYMVKFKEQNHVMEKAHLKQVAHTLELENKYITAENAYLQNQISPHLLFNSLNFIYNAVHNHSDRAGKGVMLLSELMHYSLLSSQDNRMVSLAEEIKQIEKLIELSTLRFDNELYLKLSKKGRLKEVQIPPLILVTLVENMLKHGDLGERKHPGRIDLEVTEDALIFKTANLKRLSTPHLKSGLGLKNIQKRLANLFPDKHRFNKIDNPTTYMTELILYL from the coding sequence ATGAGCAAATTAAAGGTCATTTTATTAAGGCATATTTTAGTGTGGGCGCTGTTCATAGGGTATGAACTTGCCGTCATCAAGTTCACTGTCGGCCTGATCGCCTCACCTCTCCAGCTATGCATATATTATTCTCTCAATATCTTATTATTCTACTTAAACGCTCATGTCATTCTTGATTTTGCATTCTTCAGGACAACACGGCCATACCTGATCGCCATATTGCTGATCCTCGCAGAAATGTTGTTCTTCCTATGGGTAAAACTTCATGTAGATGCCTGGCTTGCAGGCGGTACAGCGGTTAATTACGCCTTGACCAAAGCCCATGAAAAAACCTACCTGACCAATATATTCCGTGAAATATTCTTTATCGGATTTAGCATAGCTTACTGGTCTATGCTATACATGGTAAAATTCAAGGAGCAGAACCATGTCATGGAAAAGGCGCATCTAAAACAGGTTGCCCATACGCTGGAACTGGAAAACAAATACATCACAGCGGAAAACGCCTACCTCCAAAACCAGATCAGCCCGCATCTGCTGTTTAACTCACTCAATTTTATTTACAACGCTGTTCATAATCATTCGGATAGGGCCGGTAAAGGCGTGATGTTACTTTCAGAATTAATGCATTATTCATTGTTGAGCAGCCAGGACAACCGCATGGTAAGCTTAGCGGAGGAAATTAAGCAGATCGAAAAATTGATTGAGCTGAGTACCCTGCGGTTTGACAACGAGCTGTATTTAAAGCTTAGCAAAAAAGGAAGGCTGAAGGAGGTGCAGATTCCACCGCTGATCCTGGTTACGCTGGTGGAGAATATGCTCAAGCATGGCGACTTGGGCGAACGGAAACATCCGGGCAGGATCGACCTCGAAGTCACTGAAGATGCTTTGATCTTTAAGACCGCTAACCTAAAAAGATTAAGCACGCCACATTTAAAAAGCGGCTTAGGACTGAAAAATATTCAAAAGCGGTTAGCCAACCTTTTTCCGGACAAGCACCGATTTAATAAAATAGATAATCCAACAACCTATATGACAGAACTGATCCTATACCTATGA
- a CDS encoding LytTR family DNA-binding domain-containing protein codes for MNFSCYVIDDEPDAIAIMKEYIEMTPGLTLVGHSQNPLEALPNLTGEYAPDITFIDVDMRQLSGLELAEMVNLYTTVVFTTAFPQYALEAFDREAFDFLLKPINYERFAKCIQRARRKIARPGRWLQAIRDDFFTIKSEVKGRLVKIRYEEVIYMEGSANYIHIYTTEGKHTTYLTIKEIERHLPTSLFARIHRSFIVNVNFVKVIERAQIRLQDGERIMMGDHYKQAFLARMDSKLIKTDRSA; via the coding sequence ATGAATTTTAGCTGTTATGTGATCGACGATGAGCCGGATGCCATCGCCATCATGAAAGAATATATTGAAATGACTCCAGGGCTGACACTGGTCGGGCATTCACAAAACCCGCTGGAAGCGCTACCAAACCTGACCGGAGAATATGCTCCTGACATCACGTTTATTGACGTCGATATGCGGCAACTATCGGGGCTTGAATTAGCTGAGATGGTGAACCTGTATACGACCGTTGTTTTTACTACGGCTTTCCCGCAATATGCGCTGGAGGCATTTGACCGCGAAGCCTTCGATTTTTTGCTTAAGCCGATTAATTATGAGCGCTTCGCCAAATGCATCCAGCGGGCAAGACGGAAAATCGCCCGGCCCGGCAGATGGTTACAAGCGATCCGCGACGATTTCTTCACCATTAAGAGCGAGGTGAAAGGAAGGCTGGTCAAGATCAGGTATGAGGAAGTGATTTATATGGAAGGTTCCGCAAATTATATCCATATCTACACGACCGAAGGCAAGCATACAACCTATTTGACCATAAAAGAGATCGAAAGGCACCTGCCCACATCTCTGTTTGCCCGTATCCATCGCTCATTTATCGTCAATGTCAATTTTGTAAAAGTTATAGAGCGCGCGCAGATCAGGCTACAGGATGGTGAGCGTATCATGATGGGAGATCATTATAAACAGGCTTTCCTCGCCAGGATGGATAGCAAACTGATTAAGACGGATCGGTCTGCCTGA
- a CDS encoding single-stranded DNA-binding protein produces the protein MEITGRLVADATVRAVSEDKNVTGFRVAVNRTYQSQGERKEETAFVECTYWRTDAIAPYLTKGMLVTLSGFMTAQPWVSRDGEPMASLQFRTEQIQMLTKSANNQRG, from the coding sequence ATGGAAATCACAGGAAGATTGGTAGCAGACGCTACCGTGAGAGCAGTAAGCGAGGACAAAAATGTAACAGGTTTCAGGGTAGCGGTTAACCGCACCTATCAGTCGCAGGGCGAGCGCAAAGAGGAAACCGCCTTTGTAGAGTGTACCTACTGGCGCACCGATGCCATAGCGCCCTACCTGACTAAAGGCATGTTGGTGACTTTGAGCGGATTTATGACCGCCCAACCGTGGGTGAGCAGGGACGGGGAGCCAATGGCAAGCCTGCAATTCCGAACCGAGCAAATTCAAATGCTGACCAAATCGGCTAACAACCAACGGGGATAA